One part of the Mariniblastus fucicola genome encodes these proteins:
- a CDS encoding response regulator transcription factor — translation MNILVIEDDRTIGKSLQKGFVESGYECVWAISGKTGLEKALTQQADVIVLDLMLPEVDGLEVLNQLRASGNQTPVVILTAKGAVNERVEGLEAGADDYIVKPFAFVELKARVEAVSRRTSVRPSASLTAGDLSLDLSNHRVVQRGRDIELTPTEFSILELLLRHVGQVVTRKMLCEHVWGFEWDGPTNVIEVHITRLRKKLANDGPVTINTVRGRGYSFVSPTRSNGA, via the coding sequence ATGAATATTCTTGTCATTGAAGATGACCGAACGATTGGTAAATCGTTGCAGAAAGGGTTTGTCGAATCCGGCTATGAATGTGTGTGGGCAATCAGTGGCAAAACTGGGTTGGAGAAAGCGTTGACACAACAGGCGGATGTGATCGTCCTTGACCTGATGCTTCCCGAAGTCGACGGGCTTGAGGTTCTTAATCAATTGCGAGCCAGCGGAAACCAGACGCCGGTCGTGATCCTGACTGCCAAAGGCGCGGTCAACGAAAGAGTTGAAGGACTGGAGGCCGGTGCCGATGACTACATCGTCAAACCATTCGCTTTCGTCGAACTCAAAGCCCGCGTCGAAGCAGTCTCGCGGCGCACTTCGGTTCGGCCTTCAGCCAGCCTTACTGCCGGCGATCTGTCGCTCGACTTGAGCAATCATCGCGTTGTCCAGAGAGGCCGCGACATCGAACTGACGCCAACGGAGTTCAGTATTCTTGAGCTGCTGCTGCGGCACGTCGGCCAGGTCGTCACACGTAAAATGCTCTGCGAACATGTTTGGGGTTTCGAGTGGGATGGGCCGACGAACGTGATCGAAGTCCACATTACACGACTTCGCAAGAAACTCGCCAACGATGGGCCAGTGACAATCAATACGGTTCGTGGTCGCGGATACTCCTTCGTTAGCCCGACGCGATCGAACGGGGCGTAG
- a CDS encoding sensor histidine kinase, producing MSLIQRLNTIRCRLTVWNSLVVIALTLLSLFVARQAMVYTLEYETKDLLEGEIVELELATKQFHPDMRLVEEEFSRKILSHSRNEWFAGLFDDTGKLIWKSELFPDSFESDQATLNPSDQPHAANEKFAFRQADNAIACWHSFQLDSGDVFTIVLGEPTDFIGRDLWSLTKVLLWIGLAVVVIAPVGGYLLARSSLLPVQEIVETTRKLEPSRLEARLPIRGSGDELDQISGEINSFLDLNARYLNSQREFIANAAHELRSPLTAIQTSAEVCLAKPRTADDYREQLETVSEQCQFLRHLVNQLLELAESDARLKVNKVDFDFSDLVQKSVSIFEGVAEEKGIQLSINVPVAISCSGDPQKLIQVLNNLLDNAIKFSPPEGTVSVNLSSRDHEIDFRISNEGPGVDSLLLERIFDRFYQTDPARTHEQTGNGLGLSISKAIIELHEGRIRAESSGNLLEVSFQLPKSKI from the coding sequence GTGAGCCTGATACAGCGTCTCAACACCATTCGATGTCGGCTGACTGTGTGGAATTCACTGGTCGTGATTGCGCTGACTTTGCTCTCTCTTTTCGTGGCCCGCCAGGCGATGGTTTATACGCTGGAATATGAAACGAAAGATTTGTTGGAAGGCGAGATTGTCGAATTGGAACTCGCCACGAAGCAGTTTCATCCGGACATGCGACTGGTCGAAGAAGAATTCAGTCGCAAAATTCTCAGTCATAGCCGCAACGAATGGTTCGCGGGACTGTTCGATGACACTGGCAAACTGATCTGGAAAAGCGAGCTGTTTCCCGACTCCTTCGAATCCGATCAGGCGACTCTGAATCCGTCAGACCAGCCGCACGCGGCGAACGAGAAATTTGCGTTTCGGCAAGCGGACAACGCAATCGCCTGCTGGCATTCGTTTCAGTTGGACTCCGGCGACGTGTTCACGATCGTTCTCGGGGAGCCGACGGACTTCATCGGCCGCGATCTGTGGAGCCTGACGAAAGTTCTGCTATGGATCGGGCTGGCTGTCGTCGTGATCGCGCCGGTTGGCGGATATTTGCTGGCGAGAAGCTCGTTGTTGCCCGTACAGGAAATCGTGGAAACAACACGCAAGCTTGAGCCATCCCGACTTGAAGCGCGATTGCCGATCCGGGGAAGTGGCGATGAGCTGGATCAGATTTCGGGCGAGATCAATTCGTTTCTTGATTTGAACGCCAGATACCTTAACAGTCAGCGTGAATTCATTGCCAACGCTGCTCATGAATTGCGGTCGCCGTTGACAGCCATTCAGACAAGCGCGGAAGTTTGCCTTGCGAAACCGCGAACGGCTGATGACTATCGCGAGCAGTTGGAAACTGTCAGCGAGCAATGTCAGTTCCTGCGACATCTGGTCAACCAGCTGTTGGAGTTGGCCGAATCGGATGCTCGGCTGAAAGTGAATAAGGTGGACTTTGATTTCAGTGATCTGGTTCAGAAGTCTGTCTCCATTTTCGAAGGCGTCGCAGAAGAAAAAGGCATTCAACTCTCTATCAATGTTCCCGTAGCAATTTCTTGCAGTGGTGATCCTCAAAAACTGATTCAAGTGCTCAACAATTTGCTCGACAACGCGATCAAGTTTTCGCCGCCCGAAGGAACGGTCTCGGTAAATCTGTCGAGTCGTGATCACGAAATTGATTTTCGAATCTCAAACGAAGGACCCGGCGTTGACTCGCTGTTGCTAGAGCGAATATTCGACCGTTTTTACCAAACAGATCCCGCTAGAACACACGAGCAGACCGGAAACGGGCTTGGTTTGAGCATCAGCAAAGCAATTATCGAGTTGCACGAAGGCAGAATCCGAGCCGAGAGTTCTGGTAATCTTCTGGAGGTCAGCTTCCAGTTGCCCAAGTCGAAAATCTGA
- a CDS encoding sugar phosphate isomerase/epimerase family protein encodes MTDTQMSRRRFVAGASAAVGVGTLPSLAHGKCLPKEKPYEYCAFIKFIQQLSYEELAESLKSIGLDGAEVTVRKGGYIRPESVADELPKLTEVFAKHDLKISVLTTDIVEVGSPNAEAVLKTAASVGVQRYRMGFCRYDLNAPIQSQLELLKPKFKDLASLNREVGISGVYQNHAGGQYLGASFWDLLQVLGDIPVEEIGSIFDIRHAVAEGDGVWQVYYDIIKPHIAALSSKDFRWGLRKAKDKRLSPVNCPLGEGQVDYRKFLKQFQNDFETALVTLHVEYLPDADAKTNLAAIEKDLAFLKKTMGVES; translated from the coding sequence TTGACTGATACGCAAATGAGTCGTCGTCGTTTCGTCGCAGGAGCATCGGCTGCGGTTGGCGTCGGAACGCTGCCATCGCTGGCGCATGGTAAGTGTTTGCCCAAAGAGAAACCGTACGAGTATTGTGCGTTTATAAAATTTATCCAGCAACTGTCTTACGAAGAGCTTGCTGAATCCTTGAAGTCGATTGGTTTGGATGGCGCCGAAGTGACGGTCCGCAAAGGCGGATACATCAGACCTGAATCTGTTGCCGACGAGCTGCCAAAGCTGACAGAGGTCTTCGCCAAACACGACTTGAAAATAAGCGTTCTGACGACAGACATCGTCGAGGTCGGGTCGCCAAATGCTGAGGCTGTTCTCAAGACCGCGGCATCGGTTGGTGTCCAACGTTACCGAATGGGTTTCTGTCGCTACGACCTGAACGCTCCAATCCAATCGCAGCTTGAATTACTCAAGCCAAAATTCAAGGATCTTGCGTCACTCAACCGCGAAGTCGGAATCTCCGGGGTTTATCAGAATCACGCTGGCGGCCAGTACCTGGGTGCCAGTTTCTGGGACCTGCTGCAAGTGCTCGGTGACATCCCTGTCGAGGAGATCGGAAGCATTTTTGACATACGTCACGCCGTCGCGGAAGGTGACGGAGTCTGGCAGGTCTACTACGACATCATCAAACCGCACATTGCGGCGCTGTCTTCAAAGGATTTTCGTTGGGGGCTCAGGAAAGCAAAAGACAAACGACTCTCACCTGTGAATTGTCCGCTAGGCGAAGGTCAGGTTGACTATCGAAAGTTCCTGAAACAATTCCAAAACGATTTCGAAACCGCGCTGGTGACACTGCATGTCGAGTACTTGCCGGACGCCGACGCGAAAACCAACCTTGCGGCTATTGAAAAAGACCTCGCGTTCCTCAAGAAAACGATGGGTGTCGAAAGCTAA
- a CDS encoding cellulase family glycosylhydrolase has protein sequence MKFVATVFALILFHFCHDALGAQTTVAEVNGSSVYSTFGAFDVSGAVDTSTGDIAIDVAEFGGMEVGLAQVDFSNTDTTLEVELQIGANNAAGSFVVNMTDFDGVGSDSLDIAEVYQYRVDLNGLSTSMFQTLTISLDNSFFNLDEFESSTDADDGVINYGLIELGLQSEFGSTDRLDVVVRRVSVVTSEPSTGGGPAQRYIVSRNGRLQVVGNRVMNQFGDPACLAGCSLFWSNFSEGAKFYVSETVDKLASDWNAGIVRASMGVEDFGGYTWNDGEFATREVNKVKTIIDAAIANDVYVIVDYHSHAAEESTAEAVAFFDEISSLYGDNDHVIYEVYNEPINQSWSTIKTYAETVIAAIRVNDPDNLIVVGTPFYSQNVDVASSDPISDPNVAYTLHFYAGTHGQSLRNRAITAMNNGVAIFVTEWGTVNADGNGGVATGSVNTWMDFCRTHELCHANWSVSDKDEGSAVVLPNLGVNGLIGDELTASGIFVKDIVSDWSNFVGKTVETEMVARQIFYNGSDFDGNNPAPDPSDADAIATDKTPLLFGQTAKFANYSSYVHGINGLLIDLEGSWSGLDESDFSFRVGNDDFPETWQDAPAPLSISFAAKAGAGGSDRITLVWDDGVIANQWLEVKILANEKTGLSADDVFYFGNAIGECGTSTTDARVDANDVSAVRGNLSGFFTVDVVNEFDINRDRRVNATDVGIVRNNLSGFFSVRLITPTAGSGKRTLKRSPNIGGKLSPGRRFIEVGR, from the coding sequence ATGAAGTTTGTTGCCACCGTTTTCGCTCTGATTCTATTCCATTTCTGCCACGATGCACTCGGGGCTCAGACCACGGTCGCCGAAGTCAACGGGAGCAGCGTCTATTCAACATTCGGAGCATTCGACGTTTCGGGCGCAGTCGACACGTCAACCGGCGACATCGCGATCGATGTTGCAGAGTTCGGAGGAATGGAAGTCGGTTTGGCGCAAGTCGATTTCTCGAACACCGACACGACTCTTGAGGTCGAACTGCAGATCGGAGCCAACAATGCGGCTGGCTCTTTCGTCGTCAACATGACGGACTTTGACGGTGTTGGATCTGATTCACTCGACATCGCAGAAGTCTATCAGTATCGAGTGGACCTGAACGGGCTTTCGACTTCGATGTTTCAAACCCTGACCATCAGCCTGGACAATTCGTTCTTCAACCTCGACGAGTTTGAATCGTCGACCGACGCAGATGACGGCGTCATCAACTATGGATTGATCGAGCTTGGCTTGCAGAGCGAGTTTGGCTCTACCGATCGGCTTGATGTGGTCGTGCGGCGAGTCAGCGTCGTGACGTCGGAGCCTTCAACCGGCGGCGGACCGGCACAGAGATACATTGTTTCCAGGAACGGGCGATTGCAAGTCGTCGGCAACAGGGTCATGAATCAGTTTGGCGACCCGGCTTGCCTGGCAGGTTGTTCGCTGTTCTGGAGCAACTTTTCCGAAGGGGCGAAGTTCTACGTTTCAGAAACTGTTGACAAGCTTGCGAGCGACTGGAACGCTGGAATCGTCAGGGCGTCGATGGGCGTCGAAGATTTCGGCGGCTACACGTGGAACGATGGCGAGTTCGCGACGCGTGAGGTGAACAAGGTCAAAACAATTATTGACGCGGCGATCGCGAACGATGTCTATGTCATCGTTGACTATCACAGCCATGCCGCGGAAGAATCGACAGCTGAAGCCGTCGCGTTTTTCGACGAAATCTCAAGTCTCTACGGCGACAATGATCACGTCATCTACGAAGTTTACAACGAGCCAATCAATCAGAGTTGGTCGACGATCAAGACCTACGCAGAAACGGTCATCGCTGCGATCCGAGTCAACGATCCGGACAACCTGATCGTCGTCGGGACTCCTTTCTATTCGCAAAACGTCGACGTGGCGTCGAGCGATCCGATCAGCGACCCCAACGTCGCGTACACGCTTCACTTTTACGCCGGCACGCACGGTCAGTCGCTCCGTAATCGCGCGATCACGGCGATGAACAATGGCGTCGCGATTTTCGTGACCGAATGGGGAACAGTGAATGCTGATGGAAACGGCGGAGTCGCGACAGGTTCCGTCAACACATGGATGGATTTCTGCCGGACTCATGAATTGTGTCACGCCAACTGGTCGGTGTCGGACAAAGACGAAGGCTCAGCAGTGGTGCTGCCCAATCTCGGGGTCAACGGCTTGATCGGCGACGAGCTGACTGCCTCAGGGATCTTCGTAAAAGACATCGTCAGCGATTGGTCCAACTTCGTCGGCAAGACCGTTGAAACGGAAATGGTGGCACGCCAAATTTTTTACAATGGATCTGATTTCGACGGCAACAATCCAGCTCCCGATCCGTCCGATGCAGACGCCATTGCGACTGACAAGACTCCGCTTTTGTTTGGTCAAACCGCGAAGTTCGCGAACTACAGCAGCTACGTTCATGGCATCAATGGATTGCTGATCGACCTGGAAGGATCGTGGTCAGGGCTGGACGAAAGCGACTTCAGCTTTCGCGTTGGCAACGACGATTTCCCGGAAACCTGGCAAGACGCTCCGGCGCCGCTTTCAATTTCTTTTGCGGCAAAGGCCGGTGCAGGAGGCTCGGACAGAATCACTCTTGTGTGGGACGATGGTGTGATCGCGAATCAGTGGCTGGAAGTCAAAATTCTTGCCAATGAAAAAACCGGACTGTCGGCTGACGACGTGTTCTACTTCGGAAATGCGATCGGAGAATGCGGAACTTCGACAACCGATGCTCGTGTTGATGCCAACGATGTCAGCGCCGTTCGCGGTAACCTGTCAGGGTTTTTCACAGTCGACGTTGTGAACGAATTCGACATCAATCGTGACCGACGCGTTAACGCGACAGACGTTGGAATTGTCCGCAACAACCTGTCCGGATTCTTTTCTGTTCGGCTGATCACTCCGACTGCTGGTTCCGGGAAAAGAACTCTCAAACGGTCGCCAAATATCGGTGGCAAGTTGAGTCCTGGCAGACGGTTCATCGAAGTCGGCAGGTAG
- a CDS encoding sugar phosphate isomerase/epimerase family protein has product MVDEKTMETKDNRSGFALGVSNFSTSEPLLNAEKIVACGMDFIEPGLAKIYAMSSEDFEAAAQRIAGNKIRVQSVNWFLPPEIKVTGPDVDESKCRQFLECALSRAVKLGAKAVVFGSPGSRSLPENFSESEGRRQMVSFCRLCSDVIQEHHWPIRIAVEHVNHTETNFVNTFAQALSIVREVDRPEIGLAADLYHFAMENESMELMSEAGDLICAVQLANPNGRCFPKPGDSIPGLEEFFRRLLEIGYEGGVSVEATVGDDLESDCRLAVERLKSCLDSLA; this is encoded by the coding sequence ATGGTAGACGAAAAAACGATGGAAACAAAAGACAATCGAAGCGGCTTTGCACTGGGCGTTTCCAACTTTTCAACTTCTGAGCCGTTGCTCAACGCGGAAAAAATCGTGGCTTGCGGCATGGATTTTATTGAGCCCGGATTGGCGAAAATTTACGCGATGTCCAGCGAAGATTTTGAAGCAGCAGCGCAGCGGATCGCCGGGAACAAGATTCGAGTCCAATCCGTGAACTGGTTTTTGCCACCTGAAATCAAAGTCACCGGTCCGGATGTCGACGAATCGAAATGCAGACAGTTCCTTGAATGTGCTCTTTCGCGAGCCGTGAAGTTGGGCGCAAAGGCTGTCGTGTTTGGCAGTCCCGGATCGCGTTCGCTGCCGGAAAATTTTTCCGAATCCGAAGGCCGCCGACAGATGGTGAGCTTTTGCCGTTTGTGTTCCGACGTGATTCAGGAGCATCACTGGCCGATCAGAATCGCCGTCGAGCACGTCAATCACACAGAAACAAACTTCGTCAACACGTTCGCACAAGCCCTCTCCATTGTCCGCGAAGTCGATCGACCTGAGATTGGACTTGCCGCCGACCTGTACCACTTCGCGATGGAAAACGAATCGATGGAGCTTATGTCAGAAGCCGGTGATCTGATCTGTGCGGTTCAGCTTGCCAATCCGAACGGGCGCTGCTTCCCCAAACCGGGCGACTCAATTCCTGGCCTTGAAGAGTTCTTTCGGCGATTGTTGGAAATCGGCTACGAAGGTGGCGTGTCTGTCGAAGCGACCGTTGGCGATGATCTGGAATCAGATTGCCGTTTGGCGGTCGAGCGACTCAAGTCATGCCTGGATTCGCTGGCCTGA